TTAATTTGAGACTTAAAAGTAATAGAACCATTTATAGTATTTATACGGTTTTCCGCATTTTGCAAACCATTTTGTTTTTCTATGTGACATCCAACACCATTATCCGAATAGTTAATATGTACTTTTGATCCAGTTTTAGTGAAGTCCAAAACAACCACTTTTGCAGCGCTATGCTTTTTCATATTGGTCATTAATTCTTGAATTACCCGATATATAGCTACTTTTTTATTTTCCGAAACGGCTTCCCAATTTATTTTTGAGATGCCCTTTATAATAATGTTCGTATCTGGGTTTTGATAATTGGATATTAAATCCTTTAGGAGGTCTTGATAATTATTTGAAACATCTATTTCGTGATATTCTCTAGAAATATCTCTGGTTTTTTCATAGACAGCTTCTAAATCATCTAAAATACCATCACGACTCATGGTAGATTGCTGCAATTTATTCATTAAATGATAGACATCATTAGCGACCTCATCATGTACTTTTTTTGAAATGCGCAGTTCGGTATTATAAACCTCCAATTGTTTTTGTTTTTTATGCCGATGCCGCGTTATTAAAAACCAAATAAAACCTAATATAATAATGAGAATGGCTGTGTATCCGTAAATTAATTTCAAGTTTTTCTCTTTTTCAGCTTGAAGCAAGTTTGCACTGGCTATTTTTTCCTGTTTAAATACATCGTATTTCTTGGAGGCATATTTTCCGTCGGTAAGCAAATTAGCCCGTTCTATACTATCCCGAATCTGTTTGTAAAATAGTACTTCTGGGTCCGTTTTTAAACCGATGACCAAATCCATACTTTCTGAAATAATAGTAGCGTTCTTCGTGTTTTCCGCCAAATGGTAGGCTTTTCGTGCATGTTGTTTGGCTTGACTGGTATCGCCAATTTCCATATAATAATTTGAAAGATCCATATAACTTCCAATAACCTCATAGGTCTTCCCTAATTGTTGTCGGATTTGACGTGCTTGATTAAAATAAGAAACGGCATCTGGATGCCGAAGTTTTCCTTTTACCATAGCGTAGTTGTGTAGAATGCGCGCTTTCTCTGCGGAATCTCGAACGTGTACTAATGCTTTTTTGAGGCTTTCAAATTCGGTAAATGCTTGGTCCCACTGCCCCGATTTTATAAGCGCAAAACCCATATTATTTTTAAGTTTAATTTGCTGGAATTGCACTGTATCCAAGTCAAGCGCGCGTTGATAATAGCTAATGGCTTTATCATAATCTAATAATTGACGATAAATTTTACCGAGCTGGTTGTAAATTCCAATACGACTTTCAGTGGTCGCCGAATCTACTGGCATATTATCCAATAAGCTTAAAGCTTCAATAGCCGTTTCTTCGCTGTCATAATAGAAACCTAACTTATTTTGAATAATTGCTATTAGTCGCAAATTGTAAATAGCGTGAACAAGATTAGACTTTTTCAAATTTTGCTCTTTCAGCCTATTGTAAAACGCAAAGGCCTGTATTAAATCGGCCTTGTGTAATGGATTTTCAACCTTTTCTCTAAAATAAGCGGCGCTATCAACCGGTTTTTGTTGGTACGCATAGCTCGGTAAGACATTCAAAACGAGAAAGCCCAGCATAAAAAAGAAATAAAGTAATGGTCTGAAGGTCATGCAGTAGGTCTTACATCTAGGAGCTGTAAACAGGTAAAGATTTGAAATAACGCATCCATTACATTCCTAATTATTTTCATTTATAAGGCTATAAACTGTTTTGAAGAGATTCGTTTTTCCCGTTTTTAAAGTTTCCTGACAATTCACACTATAGTGATGGCATTTTATTCAAATGATTAATGCTTTCGTGTACAAAGGTCTCGCAGATTCGCTTAAACAACTTTTGTAATCCATGCCAACCTTTCGCCACACCCTTTTAAATAAGTACTATAGAAATCCAGTGGTTTCAACACACTAAATAAGGACGTACTAATCCACACGTGGTATAACTAGAAACGGAATGATGGAGTGATAGCCCATTTTTTTTATTACCGGTTCCTTAATTAATTTTTCAACAAAGCTATGCTCATAATTAATCATGGTAAGAATATTACTATTATTCTCCTTAATAAAACGGGTGATAGCTTGTTCTTTTTTTCTAGTCTTTGTAAGCCAGTTAAAATTAATATTATAATCCTTAAAGTACGTTTTTAGCATGTCCACATTTTCAAGCTGTTTGTCTTCAAGTTTGTCCTTTTTATTAATATGAACAATCTCAATTTTAGACCCATGTAAATCGGCAATTTCCTTGATAAACTTTAACTCTTCGCCATAAAAACGATTAAATTTTGTTGGAAAAACCATGTTATTTGGCGTTTCATATTCAAAATTACTTGGAATTAATAAGACCGGGCAACGTCTCATTCTATTCATTACGGTAACCGTATTACTACCATATAAAAATTCTTGAGCGCCTGTAGCACCTTTAGTACCCATAACAACTAATCGTATATTATGTTTTTTAACAGCAACTTCCATACAATCCAATACAGAACCTTCACTAAAAATTGTTTCAAAGGTATGATCGCGGTCTCTACTTTCCTGTTCTGCTCGATCTTTAAATGCTGCCAATTTTTCCTTTAATTTCTTTTGAACAGGCTCTATGGAACTTTGAGGAATATGTGTTCGTGCGCCCGAATTTAAAAACGTCCAGGCATGTGAAAAATAAAAAGTACAAGGCTCGCTAGCATATAGATTTAATGCATACAAAGCTGCACTCCAAGCATTGTCTGAAAAATCAGTAGGTAATAAAATGTGATGTCTCATAAGTAAATTTCATTAAGGGTTTTGTCGGTATTGTTAAAGCGACACCTTTTTTTATAGTGTGTAATTAATATTTGTTTTAACCTGGAATAACGAGAAATGGAATACTGGATTTAAAACCTATTTTTTTTATTATAGGTTCTTTCATAAAGCTATCAATAAAACTATGTGGATAGTTTATCATTACCAACATGTTGATATCAAATTTCTCAATAAAGTGGGTAATTCCACGTTCTTTACTACCTTCTGAAGGCATGGAATGAAAATTAGGCGAATAGTCTTTTAAAGCTACTTTTAATTGATCTAAGTTGTAATCCTGCGCTTCTGAAATATCATGAGCTTTGTTTATATGAACTATTTCAATTTTAGAATTGTACAGGGCTGCCATATCTTTTAATGGTTGTAATTCATCACCATAACTTCGACTAAAGTCGGTTGGGAAAGCAATTTTTTCTGGCTGTTTAAATTCATATTCATCGGGAATTGCTAAAACCGGACACTGTTTCACGCTTTGGATGATATGTACCGTATTACTTCCAAAAACAATTTCTTCCGCTTTTGTGGCGCCTTTTGTTCCCATGATAACCAAATCTATTTTCTGCTTTTTTATAATAGATTCCAATGAGTCTCTCAAATCATACGAACTTAAAATAGTTTCAAATTGGTGGTTCGCATTGGCATAGTGCTGTTCTGCCTTTTGTTTAACTTGTGCTAAACCGTTTTTGGCGTTTTCAGTAACAACACGCGTGAGTTTACTAGACATACTCGATCGCGTAGAACCTTTTATTATAGAGGAATGTAAAA
Above is a window of Bizionia sp. M204 DNA encoding:
- a CDS encoding universal stress protein; the encoded protein is MRKHILLPTDFSDNAWIAALYAFKLYEAVPCTFYFLHSSIIKGSTRSSMSSKLTRVVTENAKNGLAQVKQKAEQHYANANHQFETILSSYDLRDSLESIIKKQKIDLVIMGTKGATKAEEIVFGSNTVHIIQSVKQCPVLAIPDEYEFKQPEKIAFPTDFSRSYGDELQPLKDMAALYNSKIEIVHINKAHDISEAQDYNLDQLKVALKDYSPNFHSMPSEGSKERGITHFIEKFDINMLVMINYPHSFIDSFMKEPIIKKIGFKSSIPFLVIPG
- a CDS encoding tetratricopeptide repeat protein produces the protein MTFRPLLYFFFMLGFLVLNVLPSYAYQQKPVDSAAYFREKVENPLHKADLIQAFAFYNRLKEQNLKKSNLVHAIYNLRLIAIIQNKLGFYYDSEETAIEALSLLDNMPVDSATTESRIGIYNQLGKIYRQLLDYDKAISYYQRALDLDTVQFQQIKLKNNMGFALIKSGQWDQAFTEFESLKKALVHVRDSAEKARILHNYAMVKGKLRHPDAVSYFNQARQIRQQLGKTYEVIGSYMDLSNYYMEIGDTSQAKQHARKAYHLAENTKNATIISESMDLVIGLKTDPEVLFYKQIRDSIERANLLTDGKYASKKYDVFKQEKIASANLLQAEKEKNLKLIYGYTAILIIILGFIWFLITRHRHKKQKQLEVYNTELRISKKVHDEVANDVYHLMNKLQQSTMSRDGILDDLEAVYEKTRDISREYHEIDVSNNYQDLLKDLISNYQNPDTNIIIKGISKINWEAVSENKKVAIYRVIQELMTNMKKHSAAKVVVLDFTKTGSKVHINYSDNGVGCHIEKQNGLQNAENRINTINGSITFKSQINQGFSAFITV
- a CDS encoding universal stress protein, producing MRHHILLPTDFSDNAWSAALYALNLYASEPCTFYFSHAWTFLNSGARTHIPQSSIEPVQKKLKEKLAAFKDRAEQESRDRDHTFETIFSEGSVLDCMEVAVKKHNIRLVVMGTKGATGAQEFLYGSNTVTVMNRMRRCPVLLIPSNFEYETPNNMVFPTKFNRFYGEELKFIKEIADLHGSKIEIVHINKKDKLEDKQLENVDMLKTYFKDYNINFNWLTKTRKKEQAITRFIKENNSNILTMINYEHSFVEKLIKEPVIKKMGYHSIIPFLVIPRVD